The genome window CACCGTGCATGTGGCGATCGTAGAAGTAGTCGCGGTGCATACGCCAGGCGTCGAGAAAGAGGCCGCGGAATTCCTGGCGGGTGTCTGTGGAGAAGCTCCAGCGTGCGAAGTTGATGGCAGCTTTGCCCATCATCTTGGAGTCGCTGGTGGATTTTGTGTCGGAGTCCAAGATATAGAACTCCTGATCCTTTTGCACCAGCATTTTTTTGTGGTCGGCGGAGATTTCATAGCCGCCAACGCCGCTCATGACGGTGTCGGGCTCATCGCCTTTATTGGCGATGTCGAGGCACTCAAGGGAGGACTTGTCTGGAGCTCCTTCGGGTATGTCGAGCCAGCAGAGACGCTTCTCAGCGGTCTGGAGAGAGTTGTAGTTGCCGGCGGGCACGGGGACTTCGCTGAGGCGCGAGGCTAAGTCGGTGAAGTCGATCTTGACCTCTGCGGGCTTCTTTTTATCGTCGGCGGAGTCTTTGTCTTTATCCGCCTTATCCTTGTCCGCTTTTTCGGCGTCTTTCTTTGCGGCATCAGTGGATTTGCCGTCGGTTTTCTTTGCGTCTTCGGCTTTCTTTTCTTCCTTCTTCTCTTCTTTTTTGTCTTCTTCTTTCTTTTCTGCGTCCTCGGGGTGCAGCTCGTCATAGGGCAGGAAGGGTGAGCGCAAGCCGGTGTTCAAAGCCAGTTGATAGATTTTGACGGTGTGGTCGAAATGCGGATCGGGCTGACGCGCTCCCCACGGCGAGGGAACGGTTGTCTTGAGCGAGCGATCGGAGAGGTAGTAGAGCCATTTGCCGTCGGGCGTCCAGGTCGGATTGCCACTGTTGTAGCGATCGGAGGTAACGGCCTGGATGGCTCCGGTCTCGACGTTGAGGATTTTGATCTGCTGAAACTGGTTGGCAGCGGTTTCTCCATAGGACAGCCAGCGGCTGTCGGGAGACCAGGAGAGATCGCCGAAGTCGCCGTACATGGATTGACCGATGCGCTTTTCGGTCTTGTTTTTGATGTCGTAGATCCAAAGCTGCTGGTCGCGGTCGTGGTGGGCGAGCCATTTGCCGTCGGGCGACGGAACACCTTCGGTGCGCTGGACCTTGGAATCATTGGTCCATTGCTCGGCTTTGCCGATGCCGTTGGCTGGATACTGCCAGAATTCGGTTTCGCCGCTCTCGGTGGAGATGGCGAGGATGCTTTTGCCGTCGGGAAGGAAGCGCGCATCGCGATAGCGTACGGCGGAGCCGTCTGCGATCTTGATGGTGCGGCCGGTTTTGGCGGCGGGCAGGGTGAAGACCTCACCCCGAGCTGTGAAGACTGCACTCGATCCATCGGGCGAGATATGGAAGCCGGTGAGGTAGTCGAGCGGCTTTTTGGTCCAGTGCTCGCGAAGCTGGTCGTAGTCGGAGCTGATCCGGATGGGGACGATCTCTTCGTGGCTGGTCTTGAGGTCGAGGAGCCAGATGTCGGCACCGCTCGAATAAGCGACGCGGCCATCGGAGATGGAGGCGGTCTGGACGTCGAAGATCTTCTGGTGGCTTTCCTGCTTGAGTTCTTTGCCCTCGGGGTTCATCGACCATACGTTCATGATGCCGTCGCGGTCGGAGAGGAAGTAGACGCGGCCATTCCAGAACATGGGGTTGTGCGAGGTGCCTTCGTAGTCCGCAGTGAGAGGAGTGGCTTCGCCCTGGCCGTTGAAGCGCCACAGGTTCTCAGCAGTACCGCCTTTGTAGCGCTTGGTCGAGCTGGACTGCTTGTTCCAGCGGGTGAAGAAAAGCGTGTGGCCGTCAGACGAATAGGCTCCTTCGGCGGCGGTGGAGAGAGGAAGAATCTCGATCTGGCCTTTGTTGCCGATGAGAACAATCTTCGAGCCGGGCAGAGTGGAGTAGCGTCCTGTGCCGACGATGAGACGGCCGTCGGGCGTCCAGCCCTGGGGGTGGGCATCGCCGTCCCAGGTGCGCCGCTCGGGGACGCCGCCGTTGAGCGGCATGGTGTAGACCTCGCGCGGGCCTTCGTATTGGGCGGCAAAGGCGAGAGTCTGGCCGTCGGGCGAGATGGCGGGCATGGATTCGAGGCCGCTGTTGGAGGTAAGGCGTCGGGCAAGGCCTCCCTGGACGGGGACGGACCAAAGATCGCCTTCCGATCCGAAAACGATTGTGTCGCCGTGAATGGCTGGGGAACGATAGTAGCCGGGCTGTGTTTTCGACGAATTGGACGGGGTATGCGGCGAGTTGTCAGGAGAGCCATTGGTGGCGGCGAATGCAGAAGCGATGCTTATAAGGCCAAGTGCGATGGCCGGGGCGGCATGGCGGAGAGCTTTTGAGGTGAGCATAGGTAAGGGGTAGCTCCAATTCAGTCGAGTCAGTATTTTTCGGGTGCTGCGGGCGCAGGAATATTCGAAAACATAAGGGGTCGAGCCCCTGGCCACGAATGCACAGGCATAGCTTCGTTCTTGAGAGGAAGGATAGCACTCCGGTTGGCTTGCCCCGGATTGAAATTCGTCAGCGCAGGATTTCGTTGAGGGGTGGTTCCTTTGCGTCGGGGAGAGCTACGCCGAGAATTTTAGCGATGGTGGGAGCGACGCGGAGGTTATCGATATTGCCGAGGGCGATGCCGGGTTTGACGGCTGCTCCGGAGGCGATGAAAAGCGATTGCATGTCAGGCATGGAGTTGAGATAGCCGT of Acidicapsa ligni contains these proteins:
- a CDS encoding S41 family peptidase; the encoded protein is MLTSKALRHAAPAIALGLISIASAFAATNGSPDNSPHTPSNSSKTQPGYYRSPAIHGDTIVFGSEGDLWSVPVQGGLARRLTSNSGLESMPAISPDGQTLAFAAQYEGPREVYTMPLNGGVPERRTWDGDAHPQGWTPDGRLIVGTGRYSTLPGSKIVLIGNKGQIEILPLSTAAEGAYSSDGHTLFFTRWNKQSSSTKRYKGGTAENLWRFNGQGEATPLTADYEGTSHNPMFWNGRVYFLSDRDGIMNVWSMNPEGKELKQESHQKIFDVQTASISDGRVAYSSGADIWLLDLKTSHEEIVPIRISSDYDQLREHWTKKPLDYLTGFHISPDGSSAVFTARGEVFTLPAAKTGRTIKIADGSAVRYRDARFLPDGKSILAISTESGETEFWQYPANGIGKAEQWTNDSKVQRTEGVPSPDGKWLAHHDRDQQLWIYDIKNKTEKRIGQSMYGDFGDLSWSPDSRWLSYGETAANQFQQIKILNVETGAIQAVTSDRYNSGNPTWTPDGKWLYYLSDRSLKTTVPSPWGARQPDPHFDHTVKIYQLALNTGLRSPFLPYDELHPEDAEKKEEDKKEEKKEEKKAEDAKKTDGKSTDAAKKDAEKADKDKADKDKDSADDKKKPAEVKIDFTDLASRLSEVPVPAGNYNSLQTAEKRLCWLDIPEGAPDKSSLECLDIANKGDEPDTVMSGVGGYEISADHKKMLVQKDQEFYILDSDTKSTSDSKMMGKAAINFARWSFSTDTRQEFRGLFLDAWRMHRDYFYDRHMHGVDWPAMRDRYLPLVDRVSNRDELNNVIDQMVGELSVLHTFVFGGDQRQPEDDIDLAGFGAQLRRDEKAGGYVVEHVYLHDPDLPNEAPPFARPDSHVADGEIIVSINGQPTLSVPDERVLLRGKAGSPVLLGVKSATGTERQLLVTPISTGQESNLRYSEWEYSRRIEVEKSSNEQIGYVHLRAMGSGDIDQWARDYYPIFNRQGLIIDVRHNGGGNIDSWLLGKLLRQAWMYWQPRVGAPSWNMQGAFRGHIVVLCDENTGSDGEAFTEGIKRLKLGKVIGTRTWGGEVWLGFDNQQADNGIATAPEIGVYGPEGKWLIEGRGVEPDITVENLPHAGFTGSDAQLQSALDLLKQEIQQDPRPVPNPPPYPDKSFKSQK